One Flavobacterium sp. 90 DNA segment encodes these proteins:
- a CDS encoding plasmid mobilization relaxosome protein MobC, with translation MMKEQNKNRTKWLHLRLKPDEFETLQKRFSRSTCPKLSDFARKNLLQKPVVMKYRNESLDDLLSELIQLRAELNAIGNNFNQTVKKLHTLNQILEFKHWIMTYELEKKVLFNTIEQIKKHIKNLSQKWLQS, from the coding sequence ATGATGAAAGAGCAAAACAAAAACAGAACAAAGTGGCTTCATCTCAGGCTCAAACCAGATGAATTTGAAACACTACAGAAACGTTTCAGCAGATCGACCTGCCCAAAACTAAGTGATTTTGCAAGAAAAAATCTGCTGCAGAAACCCGTTGTGATGAAATACAGAAATGAATCTCTGGATGACTTACTCAGTGAATTGATACAGCTCAGAGCAGAGTTAAATGCTATTGGAAACAACTTTAACCAGACCGTTAAAAAGCTGCATACGTTAAATCAAATTCTAGAATTTAAACACTGGATAATGACTTATGAACTGGAGAAAAAAGTGCTTTTTAATACCATCGAACAGATAAAAAAACACATTAAAAATCTATCCCAGAAATGGTTGCAATCATAA
- a CDS encoding MauE/DoxX family redox-associated membrane protein: MNLKNNIKRNIIEVVCLLYVLLFVYASVSKLLDFENFQVQLGQSPLLSAFASWMSWLVPIIELVISIVLMIPKYRIIGLFASLNLMIMFTAYIFIILHYSSFVPCSCGGILEKMSWNVHLVFNVVFVLLAIIALVLNEKLKVTSNISLHLLKSIAASIIFSTGLIVVLFYCSEEIMHYKNPFVRRYIRQSAEFVQSKDLKFNSYYFSGYNNGEVFLGNYTTPLKVLRIDSTFKILKTSKIDYKNQNIPFRLVKVLARGEYFYLMDGTVPCIYFGHISDWKIMGSFNEIPNFTALEPMDSSTFVFRNNTGMNSANILGIYSAGTATKIQYQPKLLQKQIDGIFDTDGMLLFNEGLRKIVFVYYYRNEFVIADENGKLIRRGHTIDTISKAKIKVAYLKGGVQRKMAAPPLTVNAVSATHNNLLFIESRIQGMYENDPLWKHAAIIDVYDLKKRSYVLSFPVFGTEEYKLKSLLITDTHLYGIIDTKLVVYRFKGILKQEIKK, encoded by the coding sequence ATGAATTTGAAAAATAACATCAAGAGAAACATTATTGAAGTAGTTTGTCTTCTGTATGTATTATTATTTGTTTATGCTTCGGTCAGTAAATTATTGGATTTTGAGAATTTTCAAGTACAATTAGGACAATCTCCTTTACTTAGTGCTTTTGCTTCTTGGATGTCATGGCTGGTTCCAATAATTGAACTGGTAATATCAATTGTATTAATGATACCAAAATATAGGATTATTGGTCTTTTTGCTTCTTTGAACTTAATGATCATGTTTACTGCTTATATTTTTATTATACTCCATTACAGTTCTTTTGTTCCTTGTTCTTGTGGGGGTATACTTGAGAAAATGAGTTGGAATGTTCATTTGGTTTTTAATGTTGTATTTGTTTTATTGGCTATCATTGCTTTAGTGCTTAATGAAAAACTTAAAGTTACAAGTAATATTAGTTTACATCTATTAAAAAGTATTGCTGCTTCTATAATTTTTAGTACAGGTTTGATCGTTGTTTTGTTTTATTGTTCTGAGGAGATTATGCATTATAAGAATCCTTTTGTCAGACGCTATATTAGACAATCAGCAGAATTTGTGCAATCAAAAGATTTAAAATTTAATTCCTATTATTTTTCAGGATATAATAATGGCGAAGTTTTCTTGGGAAATTATACAACACCATTAAAAGTTCTTAGAATCGATTCTACTTTTAAAATTTTAAAAACTTCTAAAATTGATTATAAAAACCAGAATATCCCATTTCGTTTGGTTAAAGTTTTAGCTAGAGGGGAGTACTTTTATTTAATGGATGGTACTGTACCGTGCATTTATTTTGGTCATATATCCGATTGGAAAATAATGGGTAGTTTTAATGAAATTCCAAATTTTACGGCACTAGAGCCTATGGATAGTTCTACGTTTGTTTTTCGAAATAATACAGGGATGAATTCAGCAAATATTCTGGGTATTTATTCAGCAGGTACAGCTACAAAAATTCAATATCAGCCAAAACTTTTACAAAAGCAGATTGATGGAATTTTTGATACTGATGGCATGCTATTATTTAATGAAGGATTAAGGAAAATTGTATTTGTTTATTACTACCGAAATGAGTTTGTTATTGCTGATGAAAATGGAAAATTAATAAGAAGAGGACATACTATTGATACAATTTCTAAGGCAAAAATTAAGGTGGCTTATCTAAAAGGTGGTGTGCAGAGAAAAATGGCAGCTCCTCCGCTTACTGTTAATGCAGTGAGCGCTACCCACAATAATCTTCTGTTTATAGAGTCCAGGATTCAGGGAATGTATGAAAATGATCCTCTATGGAAACATGCAGCTATAATTGATGTTTACGACCTGAAAAAGAGAAGTTACGTTTTGAGTTTTCCAGTTTTTGGAACGGAGGAGTACAAGCTAAAATCACTACTTATTACTGATACCCATTTATATGGCATTATAGATACAAAACTTGTAGTGTATAGATTTAAAGGCATTTTAAAACAAGAGATAAAAAAGTAA
- a CDS encoding DUF6520 family protein has product MKTKFFKTTMPFAFVAIMGISGAFLTTSMQSAPKAAIPKLGYINGQTPCSVPVQCNTNPGPACQANGQQAFGKDNNCTEILSRQL; this is encoded by the coding sequence ATGAAAACGAAATTTTTTAAAACCACAATGCCATTTGCTTTTGTAGCAATAATGGGAATTTCAGGAGCTTTTTTGACCACTTCTATGCAAAGTGCACCTAAGGCAGCTATACCAAAATTAGGATACATTAATGGGCAGACACCATGTAGTGTTCCAGTACAGTGTAATACCAATCCTGGTCCGGCTTGTCAGGCTAATGGTCAGCAGGCTTTTGGTAAGGATAATAATTGTACAGAAATTTTATCCCGTCAGCTTTAA
- a CDS encoding prolyl oligopeptidase family serine peptidase, producing the protein MKPQNTFLNLARIGWILLADLKLVLFLFFILPLVACPLWGQVVQKKQLTQSDYHLFGELLLEKTSANGQWACYNMNYENDIDTLFVSSTTTQKSYYFPAGKSPTFAGNNNFICQTQNDLHILNLATKKQDLYTEIIQYAFSDSTDQIILLSQEHILKIVSLKNNAIQTFNDVAAFSMSPTQKEILISKIEDQKHSIGLLGLENNKVIKWIIEKSSHNFKAFTWHEKGKAVAFFGSLFQNSVSDDSRLYFYELKNKILLELNSKTQKNFPSGYILDQQMLYQLTISSDLQSLFFPLCIEETLSQNKINDTVEILSTRDKWIYPMEQKLGRFTKESFLAVWHPLSGNIIPISSVELPKVLLTGDQQYAILSNPKAYEPQFEEEGPRDFYIMDLSTGHIELLLEKQSAFYLDLLPSPSGKYISYYRDNNWWIYNIVLKKHVNITKEINIPFYGKVNILGADSAYGPVAWNSKDQEIILYDQYDLWSIKPDGASFKRITHGREKQIQFRINTLSNLDMFQLNFSGFKSKTIDLNKKLILRAQGNDGKTGYYKWTTQLGEKKIVYTDGHLDKMHSTENLDAYIYQEQRFDLPPRLMFKKNNLSSRSFFQSNPQFLKYLWGKSELIWYTNSEGKKLKGILYYPANHNPQEKYPMIVHIYERQSQDVHLFINPNLYASDGFNPTVLITKGYFVLCPDIEHEQGVVGKNAVDCTVSATNEIIKRNLVDPKKIGLMAHSFGGYEVNFIITQTNLFSAAISGASITDLDSFYLDVNWNSGASNFFRFQNEQWRMGKTLFEDPNLYDNNSPIRNASNIQTPLLLWSGKEDWHVNWHQTVELYMALRRFKKESVMLLYPKEKHILMNPKNQKDLNIKIVEWFDYYLKNNTPAPWITHNIK; encoded by the coding sequence ATGAAACCGCAAAATACTTTCTTGAACCTTGCTAGAATAGGTTGGATACTGCTTGCAGATCTGAAACTAGTTTTATTTTTATTTTTTATTTTGCCATTAGTAGCCTGTCCCTTATGGGGACAGGTGGTGCAAAAAAAACAATTAACGCAATCTGATTATCATCTTTTTGGTGAATTACTTCTGGAAAAGACATCAGCCAATGGACAATGGGCATGTTATAACATGAATTATGAAAATGATATCGACACCTTATTCGTCAGCAGCACCACAACTCAAAAGAGCTATTATTTCCCGGCAGGCAAAAGCCCCACATTTGCCGGAAATAATAATTTTATCTGCCAAACTCAAAACGATTTACATATTCTGAATCTAGCCACCAAAAAACAAGACTTATATACTGAAATTATCCAATATGCATTCTCCGATTCTACTGATCAAATTATATTACTCTCCCAAGAGCATATCTTAAAAATTGTCAGTTTGAAAAATAATGCTATTCAAACATTTAATGATGTTGCTGCTTTTAGCATGAGTCCCACTCAAAAGGAAATCCTCATTTCTAAGATAGAAGATCAAAAACACTCCATTGGCCTGCTTGGTTTAGAAAATAATAAAGTAATAAAGTGGATAATTGAAAAAAGTTCCCACAACTTTAAAGCTTTTACATGGCATGAAAAAGGGAAAGCTGTAGCTTTCTTTGGTTCTTTGTTCCAAAATTCTGTATCCGATGATTCAAGACTTTATTTCTACGAGTTGAAAAATAAAATTTTACTTGAACTCAATTCTAAAACGCAGAAGAATTTTCCCTCTGGCTATATATTAGATCAGCAAATGCTCTATCAACTTACCATATCATCAGATTTGCAAAGTTTATTTTTCCCTCTGTGTATCGAAGAAACATTAAGTCAAAATAAAATCAATGATACTGTAGAAATTTTAAGTACTCGTGATAAATGGATTTATCCGATGGAACAAAAATTGGGGCGATTTACAAAAGAATCTTTCTTAGCTGTTTGGCATCCTCTATCGGGTAATATAATACCAATTTCCTCTGTGGAATTACCCAAAGTATTACTCACTGGTGATCAGCAGTATGCCATTTTATCAAACCCAAAAGCTTATGAACCGCAATTTGAAGAAGAAGGCCCCAGAGATTTTTATATTATGGATTTAAGTACAGGTCACATAGAACTATTGCTTGAAAAACAAAGTGCCTTTTACCTTGATTTATTACCTTCCCCATCTGGAAAATATATTTCTTATTACAGGGATAATAATTGGTGGATTTACAATATTGTACTTAAAAAACATGTGAATATTACTAAAGAAATTAACATCCCCTTCTATGGCAAAGTAAATATTTTGGGCGCAGACTCAGCATATGGTCCTGTAGCTTGGAACAGCAAGGATCAAGAGATTATTCTTTATGATCAGTATGATCTTTGGTCCATAAAACCTGATGGGGCATCTTTCAAAAGAATTACCCATGGAAGAGAAAAACAAATTCAATTTCGAATCAACACACTCTCCAATCTGGATATGTTTCAACTTAATTTTAGTGGATTTAAAAGTAAAACTATTGATCTTAATAAAAAATTGATTCTGCGGGCTCAAGGAAATGATGGCAAGACTGGCTACTATAAATGGACAACTCAATTAGGTGAAAAAAAGATTGTTTATACAGACGGTCATTTAGATAAGATGCACTCTACTGAAAATTTAGATGCTTATATTTATCAAGAACAGCGATTTGATCTTCCGCCTCGTCTAATGTTTAAGAAAAATAATTTGTCATCAAGATCCTTTTTCCAAAGTAATCCCCAGTTTTTAAAATACCTATGGGGAAAATCTGAACTAATTTGGTACACTAATTCTGAAGGGAAAAAATTAAAAGGCATTTTATATTATCCTGCCAATCATAACCCGCAAGAAAAATACCCAATGATTGTTCATATTTACGAAAGACAATCTCAGGATGTCCATTTGTTTATCAATCCAAACCTATATGCCTCAGACGGTTTCAATCCAACTGTTTTAATCACAAAAGGCTACTTTGTATTATGCCCCGACATTGAGCATGAACAAGGTGTAGTGGGGAAAAATGCTGTTGACTGTACCGTATCTGCTACTAATGAAATTATTAAGCGAAATTTGGTTGATCCAAAAAAAATTGGACTCATGGCCCATTCTTTTGGAGGGTACGAGGTCAATTTTATTATTACCCAGACTAATCTTTTCTCTGCCGCAATTTCAGGAGCTTCTATAACCGATCTCGACAGCTTTTATTTAGATGTTAACTGGAACTCTGGAGCATCCAATTTTTTCCGATTCCAAAATGAACAATGGAGAATGGGAAAAACGTTATTTGAAGATCCTAATCTTTATGATAACAATTCTCCTATTAGAAATGCTTCCAATATTCAAACACCATTACTTCTATGGTCAGGAAAAGAAGACTGGCATGTTAATTGGCACCAGACCGTAGAACTTTATATGGCATTAAGAAGATTTAAAAAAGAAAGTGTAATGCTTCTTTATCCTAAAGAAAAACATATTTTGATGAATCCAAAAAATCAAAAAGACCTTAACATCAAAATAGTAGAATGGTTCGACTATTATCTTAAAAATAATACTCCTGCTCCATGGATTACACATAACATTAAATAG
- a CDS encoding RagB/SusD family nutrient uptake outer membrane protein — MKTILIKPIFSRCSHLFKVIAVVLLTSSCDSFVEVDLPKSQLTNASVFDNYSTASAALTDIYSKLRDQGLLTGTPSGLSNQLGNYADELTCYSSPGDPALLFYTNTLLASNTTITDYWNISYNQIYAANAIIEGSVNSTKLNDKEKQNLKGESLFIRALVHFYLTNLYGEIPYITTTDYKINNSVKKIEKEKIYQFITTDLKEAAVLLDQNYTNPQRIRPNKFTAQALLSRVYLYMNSYPEASNAASAVLNATNFYTLENDPALVFLKDSKETIWQLQPSVAGKNTDEAGSFIFFAGPPPLVALTDNFMKSFTTDDLRKDKWTASVTDGVTTWCHPYKYKEFDYTAVSMEYSIVFRLAEQYLIRAEARIYQGDFIGAKEDLNKIRNRAGLANTTALTKEEILTAILEERRWELFTEYGHRFFDLKRSGKIDAVLSASKSGWNTTDVLFPLPENELSVNPNLRPQNSGY; from the coding sequence ATGAAAACAATACTTATAAAACCAATTTTCTCTCGATGCTCTCATCTTTTTAAAGTGATAGCAGTAGTCCTACTCACTAGTTCCTGTGATTCTTTTGTAGAAGTAGACCTTCCTAAGTCTCAATTGACCAATGCATCCGTTTTTGATAACTATTCCACAGCCAGTGCTGCACTTACCGATATCTATTCAAAATTAAGAGATCAGGGACTCTTGACAGGGACTCCTTCAGGTCTTTCCAATCAGCTGGGAAATTACGCCGATGAACTAACCTGTTATTCAAGTCCCGGTGATCCGGCTTTGCTGTTCTATACCAATACACTTCTCGCTTCCAATACAACCATTACAGACTATTGGAATATCAGTTATAATCAAATTTATGCTGCAAATGCAATTATTGAAGGAAGTGTCAACAGTACCAAACTAAATGATAAAGAAAAACAGAACCTAAAAGGGGAGAGCCTTTTCATACGGGCTTTAGTCCATTTTTACCTAACTAATCTCTATGGAGAAATTCCATATATAACCACAACAGATTATAAAATCAATAATTCAGTTAAGAAAATTGAAAAAGAAAAAATTTACCAATTCATTACAACAGATTTAAAAGAGGCTGCTGTCCTTTTGGATCAGAATTATACAAACCCTCAAAGGATTCGTCCTAATAAGTTTACTGCTCAAGCATTGCTCTCAAGGGTATATCTTTATATGAATTCTTATCCTGAGGCATCTAATGCTGCTTCAGCAGTACTAAACGCCACTAATTTCTATACTTTGGAAAACGACCCTGCTTTGGTCTTTTTAAAAGATTCTAAGGAAACTATCTGGCAGTTACAGCCTTCTGTAGCCGGAAAAAACACTGATGAAGCTGGTTCGTTTATCTTTTTTGCAGGACCGCCGCCGCTTGTAGCCCTGACAGATAACTTCATGAAATCTTTCACCACTGATGACCTTAGAAAAGACAAATGGACAGCTTCAGTTACAGATGGCGTTACAACTTGGTGCCATCCCTATAAATACAAGGAATTTGACTATACAGCAGTGTCCATGGAATACTCCATAGTATTTCGTTTAGCTGAACAATATCTCATCAGGGCTGAAGCCCGCATTTATCAGGGAGATTTTATAGGAGCGAAAGAAGACCTAAACAAAATAAGAAACCGGGCTGGGCTTGCTAATACTACCGCTCTCACAAAAGAAGAGATCTTGACTGCCATACTCGAGGAAAGAAGATGGGAACTCTTTACCGAATATGGACACCGATTCTTTGATTTAAAACGATCAGGAAAAATTGATGCTGTTTTATCTGCTTCTAAATCAGGTTGGAATACCACAGATGTATTATTTCCCTTACCTGAAAACGAATTAAGTGTAAATCCTAATCTACGACCGCAAAACAGCGGTTATTAA